In Sphingomonas sp. KC8, the sequence GCGGTCCACGTCGGGACGGGACAGATCAGGCTTCGAGATCGACGGAGTGGCCAGCGGGAGCCTTGGCCACGCCCACCATCGCCGGGCGCAGCAAGCGATCCTTGATCATGTAGCCGACCTGCATTTCATGGACCACGGTGCCTGGGGCGGCATCCGCGCTTTCCATTTCCATGATTGCCTGATGGCGGTTGGGATCAAGCGCTTCGCCCATGGCGGCGATCTTGGTGATGCCGTTGCGCTGGAACACATTGTCCAGTTCGCGCGCGGTCATTTCGATGCCTGTCACCAGCGGCTTCAGCCGTTCGTCCGCGGCCACTTCGGCCGGGATTGCGGCGAGTGCGCGGCTCAGATTGTCCGCTACCGAAAGCATGTCGCGGGCAAAGCCGGTCGCGGCATAGGCGATCGCGTCGGCCTTTTCCTTTTCCAGCCGACGCCGCACATTCTGCGTTTCGGCCTGGGCGTAGAGCAGGTCGGTGCGAAGCCGCTCAAGATCGACCTCAAGGTCGGCCAGGGGATTCTTTGCGGCCTCCTCGGGGCTCTCGGCGCCCTGCGTGCCGGGGGTCGTTTCGGGGGTCGTTTCGTCGCTCATGCCATCAATCTCGTCAGTGTCTGGGCGGTGAAGTCCACCATGGGAACGACGCGCGCATAGTTCAACCGGGTCGGGCCTATAACGCCAACCACGCCGACCACACGGCCGTCGCCGCCACGATAAGGTGCCGCTATCACGGATGAGCCGGAAAGGGAGAAAAGTTTGTTCTCCGAACCGATGAAGATCTTCATGCCCTGTCCAGCACGCGCGCTGTCGAGCAGGCGGGCGATCTCCTCCTTGCTCTCCAGTTCGTCGAGCAACTGCCGCACGCGTTCCAGATCGGCGGCGGTTTCCGGGTCGATCAGATTGGCCTGTCCGCGCACGATCAGCACCGATCGCGCGGTGCCATCTTCGGACCAGACGGCCAGTCCGCGGGCGATCAACTCCGCCGCCGCGGCGTCCAGCGCGGCCTGGCCCTGGCCGATTTCGGCACGCAGCCTGGCCTGCGCGTCCCGCAATGTCAGCCCGGCCAGCTGGCTGCTGATATAATTGCCGGCTTCAGCTAGGGCGGCGGGCGGCGTATCGCGCGGCAGATCGACAACGCGATTCTCTACGGTGCCATCCGCACCGACCAGCACCGCCAGCGCCTGATCACGCGACAGCGGCACGAAACCGAACTGACGGACCACCGGTTCACGCGGAGGCACCAGTACGATCCCGGCGCAGGATGACAGGCCGGACAGCACGGCGCTCGCGGCTTGCAACGCATCTTCCACGGGGCCGCCGGTTATGCGGGCCTCGATTGCGGCGCGTTCTTCGATGGATGGTTCGGCCGCCTGCATCATGCCATCGACGAACAGGCGCAGCCCGGTTTCGGTGGGCATCCGGCCGGCGGATGTGTGTGGGGCGGCCAGCAGGCCGAGTTCTTCCAGATCCTGCATCACCGTGCGGATCGAAGCCGGGGAGAGGTTGAGCCCGGACAGGCGCGATATGGTGCGCGATCCGACCGGCGCGCCGGTGCCGAGATAGCTTTCGACCACGACGCGGAAAATATCGCGGGCACGGACGGAAAGTTCGG encodes:
- the hrcA gene encoding heat-inducible transcriptional repressor HrcA — translated: MTTPPITELSVRARDIFRVVVESYLGTGAPVGSRTISRLSGLNLSPASIRTVMQDLEELGLLAAPHTSAGRMPTETGLRLFVDGMMQAAEPSIEERAAIEARITGGPVEDALQAASAVLSGLSSCAGIVLVPPREPVVRQFGFVPLSRDQALAVLVGADGTVENRVVDLPRDTPPAALAEAGNYISSQLAGLTLRDAQARLRAEIGQGQAALDAAAAELIARGLAVWSEDGTARSVLIVRGQANLIDPETAADLERVRQLLDELESKEEIARLLDSARAGQGMKIFIGSENKLFSLSGSSVIAAPYRGGDGRVVGVVGVIGPTRLNYARVVPMVDFTAQTLTRLMA
- the grpE gene encoding nucleotide exchange factor GrpE; the encoded protein is MSDETTPETTPGTQGAESPEEAAKNPLADLEVDLERLRTDLLYAQAETQNVRRRLEKEKADAIAYAATGFARDMLSVADNLSRALAAIPAEVAADERLKPLVTGIEMTARELDNVFQRNGITKIAAMGEALDPNRHQAIMEMESADAAPGTVVHEMQVGYMIKDRLLRPAMVGVAKAPAGHSVDLEA